ACGCGGGCACGCTCCTCGGCTGGCTGGACCGGCTGCGCTAGACGCCGAGGGCGCCCATCAGCATCGGCAGCGAGTTCTTCAGCTCCCGGCCGTAGTAGGGCCAGGCGTGGGTGCCCTTGCCGTAGAACGAGGTCTGCACCTTGCCGCCGGAGAGCAGCAGCTTCGTGGCGACCAGCTGCGACATGCCCTCGATCGTCTTCTCCTTGACGTCGAAGCCCGCGCCGGGAGCGTCGAGCGGACCGGGTTCGCCGTTGCCCGAGGAGAGGTAGACGGGGATCTTCTTGAGGTTGTCGGTCAGCTCGGCCGGGTTGTGCTCGGCCCAGGTCTTCTCGTCCTTCACCGGGTCGCCCCACAGGCCGTTGGGGTCCAGGCCCTGGCCGATCAGCACGGCCTGCACGCTCGACGGGCCGAGCATGAACAGCTGGGTGTGCACGGTGCCGCTGTAGGAGGCCGCCGCGGCGAACATGCCCGGCCTGCGCCCGGCGTAGGACAGCGCGCCGAACCCGCCCATGGACAGCCCGGCGATCGCGCGCTTCCTGCCGCCGCCGTAGTTCTTCTCCACCAGCGGAAGCACCTCGTCCAGGTGGAAGTCCTCCCACCGCGGGCCGCCGGCCTGCTTCCAGTTGCTGAAGTACCCGGCCTTGCCGCCGATCGGCTGGACGACGATGACCTTGCGCAGTTCGGGGTAGGTCTCGACGTCGGTCTTCTGCACCCAGCTCTCGTGCCCGTCACCGTCGCTCCAGCAGCAGCCGCCGAGCAGCAACAGCACCGGCCAGGTCTTGCCGGGCTGCCTGCCGTCCCAGCCGTCCGGCAGCAGCAGTCGCACGTTGGCCTGCTGGCCGATGGCCTGCGAGTTCACCGTGAGGTCGAGGATGCGCGCGTCGACCCGCTTCTCGGAGACGACGGTGACGGCGGGGGCGGCCGACGCCGGGGCGGCCAGTGCGGCCGGCAGCGCGACCGCTGCCGCCGCGAAGATCGTCAAAAGGCGTCGGATCGGCTTTCGCACGCCCGGTCCTCCTCAAAGTCATTTCGGGAGGACATGCTCTCGATCACCGCCGACGCAGGATAGAGCACGTTAAGTAATTTATTAATCGAATATCTTTACAGTACGCAAAGAACCAACGCCGGACGGGCACACGCGGTTACCGGTCAGTAAGCGCGGGTATCCCATCGGCCGAGCACACGGGCGTGCAAGGCTGGGGCCGAGCCGTGGCACGCAGTGGTGTGAAAAATCGTGGACAAGCTGATACATAAGCCACATGTGGCAGGGCTCACGGATCAAGCCATTGCCGTGTCAGGATGGCGGCAATGCGATCCGTCATCGTCGACGGGGCTGACACCCACCCGATCAGGTGGGCGTTCGCACCCACCGGCGTAGTCGCGCCGTACCGCCACAAGCGGGAGGTGCGGCGTCAACCACGAGGAGAAGACGCATGTCGTCGCCGGACTTCTGGACGCAGCCTCCGGCTACCCCGCCGGACGCGTCCAGCGAGGTAGCCCCCGCTGCGACCGCAGCCCGACCGACCGCGGAGCAGGTCATCGCTGGATTGCGCGCGACCACCGAAGGTGGAGCCGATCTCGTGCAGTTGCTCACCCCGGAAGGTGAGCGCGTGCACCACCCCGAGTTCGACATCGACATCAGCGCCGAGGAGATCCGCGGGCTCTACCGGGACATGGTCCTCGTGCGCAGGGCCGACCGCGAGGGCAACGCGCTGCAGCGCCAGGGCCAGCTCGGCATCTGGGTCCCGCTGCTCGGCCAGGAGGCCGCCCAGATCGGTGCCGGCCGCGCCCTGCGCCCCACCGACATGGCCTTCCCGAGCTACCGCGAGCACGGCGTCGCCTGGTGCC
The window above is part of the Allokutzneria albata genome. Proteins encoded here:
- a CDS encoding alpha/beta hydrolase: MRKPIRRLLTIFAAAAVALPAALAAPASAAPAVTVVSEKRVDARILDLTVNSQAIGQQANVRLLLPDGWDGRQPGKTWPVLLLLGGCCWSDGDGHESWVQKTDVETYPELRKVIVVQPIGGKAGYFSNWKQAGGPRWEDFHLDEVLPLVEKNYGGGRKRAIAGLSMGGFGALSYAGRRPGMFAAAASYSGTVHTQLFMLGPSSVQAVLIGQGLDPNGLWGDPVKDEKTWAEHNPAELTDNLKKIPVYLSSGNGEPGPLDAPGAGFDVKEKTIEGMSQLVATKLLLSGGKVQTSFYGKGTHAWPYYGRELKNSLPMLMGALGV